taatctATACTCAATGCTTCAGACTTTTGCAACATAAGAAACTTACATGGCTTGGAGGAATATGTTTTCCACTTAGAAGGTCAAGTAAAAGGGTCCCAAAGCTATAAGTTACACTCTCTGGAGTAACTCTACCTGTATAATCAAGGAAGCAGAAGGCAGACACAAAGTGAATACAATGACTGACAATGAATACTCTCTATTATATACATCGGTCATACTAAGCTAGATGATAAAACCGATAGGGTCATGACAATTAGTACCACCCAACAAGGTCACAGACATGATCAACATCCTGAAAAGTAGCATATTTTGTCAAAGAAAGTACCTGTCCTCAGATACTCTGGCGGTGTAAATGCCAAATTCGTACTATAACTTTTCCCATCTCGACTGTTTTTCATCAGACCAAAGCATGAAAGTTTAGGATTGTATTCctgaaaaaggggaaaaaaaaaggaacatCAACAGAATTCATACTATTCTGGCTCGGAGAAAAGGGTTTTGGTCAGTTCCTTCCATCTTCCAGTTGTACCAGTTGTATACTTTATATATACTGTATATTGTATAAAAATAAAGCTTTAAATAAGATTACATTAATACGTGCATCTTTTAAGCACCATCCCCAGCATCCCCTTAGCAATACCGATTGCAACacaaacaaaggaaaataaactTACATCATCAAAAAGAACTCTGTAAGCATTTAGGTCATGATATAGTGCACGTCCCCTGCTGGTACAGTACTCCAAAGCTTGGGCAAGGTGAAAGGCAACTCTCAGTCGCATTGCCCATTTCATCGGCTGAGTTTCCCCTACATAAATGCACAAACAATTGTCAAAAGAAAGTTAGTTGCTTTTGGGTCACTACTTGGATGAGAATTGCATTTAGAATATAACCTAGGGCATGCTAAAGCTAATGCAGGCAAAAGTGAGTTGGTTGCTAGACAGTTACGTACAATGAAACAAGTGCTTTGCCAAAGTCTCATTGGGCATAAATTCTGCGACAAGTAACCTTTCATCACCGTCACAGCAACATCCAAGGAGATTTACCAATCTATGGTTCCTTAGCTGACCTACAGCTCTGGCCTCCCCCTGAAGGATATAAAGAAGGTTCTTTAGCAAACAAATAATTGAAAGCGCATTTCAGAAGGGGGAAAAACACATCATTCACCATGTGCAAAATATAAGTTTCGAACGCAAAATCTCTGGACAggttaattttgttatttttatagatcTTGTCTGTCACACAGGTCACATATAAAGTGTCTATGACAAATGAAAAATCACATGCATGCAAAAAAAAGTTTCATGGATGACAATTGAGGCACTGATTCAtgtcttatatttatttatccaaGATAAAGAAACATTCCTAAGCAAAGGCAACAAAGCCTGTGTAGAAAGCAAACTAAAAATTACCACCATTCTGCTGAAACCAGAAAGAGAAAATGCAAAAGGGTATCACTTATAACAATAACTTATTAAAAATCACATAGTGTAAGCACATAAAAGGACAGATTACCATAAATTGCTGTGCATCTGGCCAGGCTAATTTGTTGAACCGTTTGACAGCTATTCGCATTTGATTTTCAAGTTTCCCTTTATAGACCACATTTGGTGCCTTTTCTCCATGCTCAGAAACTATATTTTCTACTGCAAACCCGGATGTAGCCTTCCTGAGCTGATCAATTGTGTACTCTCGAAACTGCGGCAAGTCACTGCCCTCAATTCTATCTTCATTTTCTGAGCAGGAAATACAAACTCAGAAATTACAATCACTCCTAAGAATAGCAAGAACATTAAAAAGCAGAGACAAATGTAGATCACTTACGAACAATTTGTGCCTCTGGAACTTGATCATCTCGGGCGCCCCAGCAGCATACTTTCGATATTTCACAGCCCATCCCAACCCTACAACTCTTTAGCAAACATAATTAGCATCGACGAAGTCGAAGTTATCCTAAAATCCCCCGtacccttttcttttcattttatttccttCGTCAAANNNNNNNNNNNNNNNNNNNNNNNNNNNNNNNNNNNNNNNNNNNNNNNNNNNNNNNNNNNNNNNNNNNNNNNNNNNNNNNNNNNNNNNNNNNNNNNNNNNNNNNNNNNNNNNNNNNNNNNNNNNNNNNNNNNNNNNNNNNNNNNNNNNNNNNNNNNNNNNNNNNNNNNNNNNNNNNNNNNNNNNNNNNNNNNNNNNNNNNNNNNNNNNNNNNNNNNNNNNNNNNNNNNNNNNNNNNNNNNNNNNNNNNNNNNNNNNNNNNNNNNNNNNNNNNNNNNNNNNNNNNNNNNNNNNNNNNNNNNNNNNNNNNNNNNNNNNNNNNNNNNNNNNNNNNNNNNNNNNNNNNNNNNNNNNNNNNNNNNNNNNNNNNNNNNNNNNNNNNNNNNNNNNNNNNNNNNNNNNNNNNNNNNNNNNNNNNNNNNNNNNNNNNNNNNNNNNNNNNNNNNNNNNNNNNNNNNNNNNNNNNNNNNNNNNNNNNNNNNNNNNNNNNNNNNNNNNNNNNNNNNNNNNNNNNNNNNNNNNNNNNNNNNNNNNNNNNNNNNNNNNNNNNNNNNNNNNNNNNNNNNNNNNNNNNNNNNNNNNNNNNNNNNNNNNNNNNNNNNNNNNNNNNNNNNNNNNNNNNNNNNNNNNNNNNNNNNNNNNNNNNNNNNNNNNNNNNNNNNNNNNNNNNNNNNNNNNNNNNNNNNNNNNNNNNNNNNNNNNNNNNNNNNNNNNNNNNNNNNNNNNNNNNNNNNNNNNNNNNNNNNNNNNNNNNttaattaatttttatatgttattttttttaatttagttccTACTATCATAAATCTGTTTaaaataacagaatattctattaaaaaatcgAATATTCTTATAAttagattaaaataattaattaaaatctcttctattttttaaaataccaatATTATCCTTTACATTTTGTCTCCAAATTAAAAAATCCTAACCAGTCCTAAGTTAGTTTTTTCAGATCCAAATTGAGTTTCTCCTCCATCGCACTCTGTTGCTGTCTTCCGTGGCGTCGTGCTTGTCCGTCGTTGGGTGGTCATCGTCCGTCTGCATCTTCTACGGGTCCACAGTCCGTGCTCTGCTCCGCTTGTCTGCCTTGTCCATTGCATCGCCTCGTCTCGCCTTGTCTCACCGTGCCTCGCCTCGAATCGCCGCTGTTCAACTCCGTCTTGCTCCCTGGATTGGCTCTGCAACAACGTGTGGCTGCTAAAAAATTATGGTAGCGATTAAAATGGGGATTAAAATGAGGATGAAGCAGCAGGAAGAGTATGATGGCAATGGTGCTGCTGCTGTTTATTCCACACAGAAAATGGTGTTTGCTTACTATGCCACTGGTCATGAATTTGGCCACGCAACTCGTGTTGCGGAGGTAACCTCTCATTTCTCATCCTCATTCTCATTGTCATTGTCGTTCATGATTCATTATTTGGATATTGCATTGCACTTAAGTTTGAattgcaatttcaatttcaattgcaTGTATATATGTAGGTGGTGAGGCATCTAATCCTTGCTGGTCATGATGTTCATGTGGTCATTGCTGTTCCTGAATTTGTTTTCACCAACGAAGTGCATTCTCCTTGCTTATTTTTTCGCAAGGTGAGTTTAATTcattttagcttgatttggtCTTAGTTTGATAGTTAGATCCACTTCAAAATGCCGTTGTTCATGATCTAGATTAGTTGGACTGTATTTGAATATGTTTGTTATGGAATGAAATGCATGCTAGGATCATAGCccatgtgtttttttttgtgaacaGAAAAAAAAGCACATGCTTTACTACGTGTAATGATAGATGTACTCACCTTGAATTAAACATTGGGTTGTCAATGACTCAACATCTTAAAACAGGTAACTCTTTTGCTATCTCTCTATATCCAAAACCCACTTCATCTTCTCCAAcataatcttatttttatttccaaATTTCTATACCTCATTCAAATTCTGCGTCTTTTACTCTTTTGCGGAAAACACAAAACTGATTCCTCTCTTTTCACACTGTTAAGTCGATGCCTACTTTTGGAAACATATAGTATGGGTATACAATGTCAATTTTGGTTATTTTCcctaatttcttcttctttgttcttcatgtATAGGGACATTTAATGATTCTTCAGGGACTCATCAATTTAATGCAGTTCGGTTGTGCACCTCCATTCTTGTAAAGATACTTCTAAGTCTATTGAAgcttgttttgttaattcaagGATCATACCTTGAAAATGATGAAaggcttttctttctttttcttatttgtcTTACACCCAAATGGAAGGCCTTTTATTATCTTTCTTGGTGTTGCTCCTGCTTGCTTTCCCGTGGCCTTTGTTGGATTTGGTATAAgtttattatcttattattaatttctcTTGAATTAAGAAACTAATAAACTTTGTGATCCTAAACATTTATGGTTGTGTTAATGTGTGCTAAGCAAAAATTGTATGAGTTTTTATAATGTGTTTGTTTCGGTGCAGCAAGAAACAAATTGAAGCGAAGTTGGAATAAGCTCAATTTGGAGAGCAAGGGAACCTGGTCAAGAATGATTTCACGAGGTGTGGTCTCTGCATCGATACAAAAGCAGAATTTATGGAAGACACCATCCTCAtagaaaatcaaaagaagaagtAGACGATGTAGAACAGAATTTCGCTAAAACTGATAGATTAATTTAGGATAGTTGATATGAATTATTCTATTTATAAGAAAGAGAGAGCTTAAAAAGTGAGTATCAATTTTTGTCATGAGAAAGGCAAGAGAGTTAGGATGTGAGAATATATAGAAAAAGCCATGAGGTGTTTGagaattttgttttgtatttggtttgaattgataTTTGTAACTTGAATTCGTTTATAGTGAATTTCTACCATTTGTTGttgtggagactggatgtagatCTCACTTTTAGAGTCGAACCAGGACATATTGTAATCTTTTCTATTATAGCTTTCATccaaaatatcattaaaattgTCATCTGCATATCTTTCCACAAATCTTGTGAAATTGTAAACACTAGCATATTTTTCTTAACAAATGAAGATGCATTCAGAATGTCATTATGTTACAAATATgatagtaacaaaataaaaatgattatagAAATATCTTTCATGTTGTAAAATCATTGAATAGGGATTATAGGAATATCtttcattgaatatttatagtttcatcgaattttcaattaggtccctatacttctTTTTCCTTTCAGTTGGGTTCCTAAGGGTAtgggtgcacgaaattgtgatctcaatggtgccAACAAGTTTTTGGtacacacaattgtaatctcaactctttttcacaacttcgcacaactaaccagcaagtgcactgggtcgtccaagtaataaaccttacgtgagtaagggtcgatcccacggagattgtggcttgaagcaagctatggtcaccttgtaaatctcagtcaggtggattcaaatggttatggaattttaataattaaaaatataaataaacataaaataaagatagagatatggtgcacgaaattgtgatcatcactggcgccatcaacatggtacgctcaattgcaatctcaactctttatcacaacttcgcacaactaaccagcaagtgcactgggtcgtccaagtaataaaccttacgcgagtaaggggtcgatcccacggagattgttggtatgaagcaagctatggtcatcttgtaaatctcagtcaggcggattcaaatggttatggaggattaatgattaaaagataaataaaacataaagtaaagatagagatacttatgtaattcattgatgagaatttcagataagcgtatggagatgctttgtcccttccgtctctctgctttcctactgtcttcatccaatccttcttactcctttccatgacaagctgtatgttgggcatcaccgttgtcaatggctacagtcccgtccactcagtgaaaatgttcaacgcgctctgtcacagcacgtctattcatctgtcggttctcgatcatgtcggaatagaatccagtgattcttttgcgtctgtcactaacgccccacaatcgcgagtttgaagctcgtcacagtcattcaatccttgaattctactcagaataccacagacaaggtttagaccttctgaattctcaagaatgccgccatcaattctagcttataccaagaagattctaattaaggaatccaagagatatccactcaatctaaggtagaacggaggtggttgtcaggcacacgttcataggtgagaatgatgatgagtgtcacggatcatcacattcatcaagttgaggaacaagtgatatcttagaacaagaataagctgaatttaatagaagaacaatagtaattgcattaataatcgaggtacagcagagctccacaccttaatctatggtgtgtagaaactccaccgttgaaaatacataagNNNNNNNNNNgtgccagtttgggcgtttaactcccattcttgtgccagttccggcgttaaacgccagaattcttgagctgatttggaatgccggtttgggccatcaaatctcgggcaaagtatggactagtatacattgctggaaagcccagggcttctgtagcttcagaaaatctacttcgagtgcaggaaggtcagaatccaacagcatctgcagtcctttttagcctctgaatcagatttttgctcaggtccctcaatttcagccagaagatacctgaaatcacagaaaaacacacaaactcatagtaaagtccagaaaggtgaattttaaataaaaaccaataaaaatataataaaaactatctaaaacatactaaaaacgatgccaaaaagcgtataaattatccgctcatcacaacaccaaacttaaattgttgcttgtccccaagcaactgaaaatcaaataagataaaaagaagagaatatgcaatgaattccaaaaacatctatgaagaacagtattaattagatgagcggggcttttagctttttgcctctaaacagttttggcatctcactctatcctttgaaattcagaatgattggcttctataggaactcagaatccagatagtgttattgattctcctagttaagtatgatgattcttgaacacagctactttatgagtcttggccgtggcccaaagcactctattttccagtattaccaccggatacatccatgccacagacacataactgggtgaaccttttcagattgtgactcaactttgctagaggtgaaccttttcagattatgactcaactttgctagagtccccaattagaggtgtccagggttcttaagcacactctttttgccttggatcacgactttatttttacccttgccttttggtttaaaagggctattggctttttctgcttgctttctctctttttttttcgcacacgcttcaagaatcatttttatgatttttcagatccttagtaacatgtctccttttttcatcattctttcaagagccaacattcatgaacaacaaattcaaaagacatatgcactgttcaagcatacattcagaagtcaaagtattgccaccacatcaaaataattaatctgttatgaAATTCAagattcatgcaattcttctcttttttaattaagaacatttttcatttaagaaaggtgatgaattcataggacattcataactttaagtcatagacactaagacactaatgatcataagacacaaacatagataaacataagcataaaaattcgaaaaacagagaaataaaggacaaggagattaaagaacgggtccaccttagtgatggcggcttgttcttcctcttgaagatcNNNNNNNNNNNNNNNNNNNNNNNNNNNNNNNNNNNNNNNNNNNNNNNNNNNNNNNNNNNNNNNNNNNNNNNNNNNNNNNNNNNNNNNNNNNNNNNNNNNNNNNNNNNNNNNNNNNNNNNNNNNNagaggaggatggaatgttgttggtgctccacccttagttgtctcatgttggaactcaattctcctagggaggtgttgatttgctcccaataattttgtggaggaaagtgcatcccttgaggcatctcagggatttcatgatgagtgggatctcttgtttactccatccttttcttagtgatgggcttgtcctcatgaatgaggatgtctccctctatgttaattcaaactgaattacagaggtgacaaatgagatgagggaaggctaaccttgccaaggtagaggacttgtccgcaaccttataaagttcttgggatataacctcatgaacttctacttcctctccaatcatgatgctatgaatcatgatagcccggtctatagtaacttcggaccggttgctagtgagaatgattgagcgttggataaactctaaccatcccctagccacgggcttgaggtcatgccttctcagttgaaccggcttccNNNNNNNNNNNNNNNNNNNNNNNNNNNNNNNNNNNNNNNNNNNNNNNNNNNNNNNNNNNNNNNNNNNNNNNNNNNNNNNNNNNNNNNNNNNNNNNNNNNNNNAacgttgacccttctagtgtaggggtgttcatctccttgcatcatgggcaagttgaatgccaaccttacattttccggactaaaatctaagcatttctcccgaacaattgtaagccaattcttttggtccaggttcacactttgatcatggttcttggtgatccatgcattggcatagaactcttgaaccattaagattccgacttgttgaatggggttggtaaaaacttcccaacctcttcttcggatctcatgttggatctccggatattcactctttttgagtttgaaagggacctcggggatcaccttcttcatggccacaacttcatagaagtggtcttgatgcacccttgagatgaatctctccatctcccatgactcggaggtggaagcttttgccttccctttcctctttctagaggtttctcNNNNNNNNNNNNNNNNNNNNNNNNNNNNNNNNNNNNNNNNNNNNNNNNNNNNNNNNNNNNNNNNNNNNNNNNNNNNNNNNNNNNaatgcttttaccacaccaaacttagaaggtttgctcatcctcgagcaaaagaagaaagaagagagtagaagaagaagaaatagaggagatggaggtggctttgtttttcggccaagggggagaagtagtttgtaggttgtgtgaaaatgaaggagtgaagatgggtttatatagtggtggagagaggggtagggtttggCCAATAttggtgggtttgggagggaaagtggtttgaatttgaatagtgaggtggtgcacgaaattgtgatcatcaatggcgccatcaacatggtacgctcaattgcaatttcatctctttatcacaacttcgcacaactaaccagcaagtgcactgggtcatccaagtaataaaccttacgcgagtaagggtcgaNNNNNNNNNNNNNNNNNNNNNNNNNNNNNNNNNNNNNNNNNNNNNNNNNNNNNNNNNNNNNNNNNNNNNNNNNNNNNNNNNNNNNNNNNNNNNNNNNNNNNNNNNNNNNNNNNNNNNNNNNNNNNNNNNNNNNNNNNNNgtaacgccccacaatcgcgagtttgaagctcgtcacagtcatttaatcctcgaatcctactcagaataccacagacaaggtttagaccttctggattctcttgaatgccaccatcaattctagcttataccacgaagattccggttaagaaatccaagagatatccattcaatctaaggtagaacggaggtagttgtcaggcacacgttcataggtgagaatgatgatgagtgtcacggatcatcacatNNNNNNNNNNNNNNNNNNNNNNNNNNNNNNNNNNNNNNNNNNNNNNNNNNNNNNNNNNNNNNNaaaaatacataagaacaaggtctaggcatggccgagaggccagcccccatgatctaagatagcataagactactcaaagatagctaccaagatgatctaagaactagacgtccaaagatgaaaacacaATAACCAAAGGTCcgatttatagagaactagtagcttagggtttacaaaaatgagtaattgacataaaaatccacttccgggcccatttggtgtgtgcttgggctgagcattgaatctttcttgtgtagagacttttcttggagttaaacgccagcttttgtgccagtttgggcgtttaactcccattcttgtgccagttccgacgttaaacgccagaattcttgagctgatttggaacgccggtttgggccatcaaatctcgggcaaagtatagactattatacattgatggaaatcccagaatgtctactttctaaagcaattgagagcgcgccaattgggcttctgtagctccagaaaatccacttcgagtgcagggaggtcagaatccaacagcatctgcagtcctttttagcctctgaatcagatttttgctcaggtccctcaattttagctagaagatacctaaaatcatagaaaaacacacaaactcatagtaaagtccagaaaagtgaattttaaataaaaactaataaaaatataatgaaaactatctaaaacatactaaaaacatactaaaaacaatgccaaaaagcgtataaattatccgctcatcaagatacttatgtaattcattggtgggaatttcagataagtgtatgaagatgcctcattccttttgaatctccaCTTTCCTACTgcatttattcaatccttcatactcctttctatggtaagctgtatgtagggggatcaccgttgtcaatggctaccgtccatcctctcagtgaaaatggtccagctacgggttacatagggctaatcatctgtcggttctcgatcgtgtaggaataggatttactatccttttgcgtctatcaccatgccctacagtcgcgagtttgaagctcgtcatagtcatcccatcccagatcctactcggaataccacaaacaaggtttagactttccagatctcaagaatgctgccaattgattctagcttataccatgaagaatCTGATCGCAAAgaattgaaggctctgttgtcaggaaagGCAGTCAAAcgcatggaccaggaatccaagagatacacatttaagcttgttttcatatagaacggaagtggttgtcaatcacgcgttcataagtaagaatggtgatgagtgtcacataatcatcacattcatcatgttcttgtgtgcgaatgcatatcttagaataagaataatcatgagttgaatagaagaacaatattactttgcattaatactcgaggaacagcagagctccacaccttaatctatggtgtgtagaaactccaccgttgaaaatacataagtgatgaaggttcaggcatggccaaatggccagcctccataaaagtctaagatagcataaaactgatcaaagatctgGTTAAAGACcgctagtacaatagtaaaaagttctatttatactaaactagttactagggttacagaaatgagtaaatgatgcagaaatccacttctgggcccactttgtgtgtgcttgggctgagcattgaagctttcatgtgtagaggtcttccttggagttaaatgccagtttgtaacttgtttctggcatttaactctgctttgcaacttgtttctggcgtttaacaccagaatagggcagaaagctagcgttaaacgccagtttgcatcgtctaaactcgagcaaagtataaactattatatattgctgaaaatccctggatgtctactttccaacgcagttaagggcgcgccatttggacttttgtagctccaaaaaatctatttcgagtgcagggaggtcagaatccaacagcatcagcagtccttcttcagcctctgaatcagatttttgctcaggtccctcaatttcagccagaaaatacctgaaatcatagaaaaacacacaaactcatggtaaagtccagaaatgtgaatttttcttaaaaactaataaaaatatactaaaaattaactaaatcatactaaaaactatgtaaaaataatgccaaaaagcgtataaattatccgctcatcacaacaccaaacttaaattgttgcttgtccccaagcaactaaaaataaaataggataaaaagaagagaatatacaatgaatcccacaatatcaatgaaacttagtcccaagtagatgagcggggctagtagctttttgcttctgaacagtttttgcatctcactttatcctttgaaattcagaatgattggcatctataggaactcataattttatatagtgttattgattctcctagttcagtatgttgattcttgaacacagctactttatgagttttggccgtggccctaagcactttgtcttccagtattaccaccgtatacataaatgccacagacacataactgggtgaaccttttcagattgtgactcagctttgctaaagttcccAGTTAGAGATGTCCAGAgtttttaagcacactctttttgctttggatcacgactttaaccactcagtctcaagcttttcacttggaccttcataacacaagcacatggttagggacagcttgatttagccacttaggcttggattttatttccttgggccctcctatccattaatgctcaaagccttggatcctttttaccattgccttttggttttaagggctattggctttttctgcttgctttttctttttctttctttttcttttaatttttgccactttcttttttttcgcaagctttcttattcactgttttttcttgcttcaagaatcaatttcatgatttttctgattatcaataacatttctctttgttcatcattctttcaagagccaacaattttaacattcctaagctttactataaaaaatatgcactgtccaagcattcattcagaaaacaaaaagtattgccaccacatcaaattaattaaactaatttcaagataaaatttgaaatccaagtacttctggTTCTTTTGttattaagcacatttttcatttaagagaggtgaaggattcatggaattattcataactttaagacatagacactagacactaatgatcatgtaatgaagacacaaacatagatagcacataaagcataaaaataaaaaaacagaaaaataaatagacaaggagattaaggaatgagtccaccttagtgagggtggcgtcttcctcttgaagaaccaacggtgctcttgagctcctctatgtctctttcttgcctttgttgctccatccctagtgattttggtgctcctatccttagttgctcccaatagttgtgtggaggaaaatgtatcccttgaggtatctgagggatttcttgatgagggaattcctcatgctctattgaggtccatgagtgggttCTCTTGTTTGCTTCATCCTTTTCATAGTGATGGGTTTGTCCTCTTCAACGAGGATGTCTTTCTCTGTGACGATTCCATCTGAATTGcatagggatcacctttttcttggccacaacttcatagaagtggtcttgatagacctttgagatgaatcttttcatctcccatgactcgaaggcagaagcttttgccttt
The genomic region above belongs to Arachis duranensis cultivar V14167 chromosome 3, aradu.V14167.gnm2.J7QH, whole genome shotgun sequence and contains:
- the LOC127745569 gene encoding L-arabinokinase-like → MVAIKMGIKMRMKQQEEYDGNGAAAVYSTQKMVFAYYATGHEFGHATRVAEVVRHLILAGHDVHVVIAVPEFVFTNEVHSPCLFFRKGHLMILQGLINLMQFGCAPPFL